From Pseudothermotoga thermarum DSM 5069, a single genomic window includes:
- the rdgB gene encoding RdgB/HAM1 family non-canonical purine NTP pyrophosphatase, whose translation MLLIATRNKHKFEEIKRFVPDGIQVVSLADLGINLEVEEDGESFVQNSIKKAVFYGNMTKMKVIADDSGLVIDALNGFPGVHSARFMKDYDYKEKMMVILKMMEKKEERFARFVCAATYYDPVGNIIICCEEKVEGTLAYEIRGSEGFGYDPIFIPNGYDKTFGEMGEEKHKISHRYKAFTKLFSLLRAIIFDK comes from the coding sequence ATGCTTTTGATTGCAACCAGGAACAAACATAAGTTTGAAGAAATAAAGAGGTTTGTTCCAGATGGTATTCAAGTTGTATCCCTCGCGGATCTGGGAATTAATTTGGAAGTCGAGGAAGACGGGGAAAGTTTTGTGCAAAATTCCATCAAAAAAGCTGTTTTTTATGGAAACATGACAAAGATGAAAGTTATCGCCGATGATTCTGGGTTGGTGATAGATGCACTCAATGGTTTTCCAGGCGTTCATTCGGCTCGTTTCATGAAAGATTACGATTATAAAGAAAAAATGATGGTTATATTGAAAATGATGGAAAAAAAAGAAGAAAGATTCGCCAGGTTCGTTTGTGCAGCAACATATTACGATCCTGTGGGAAACATTATCATCTGCTGCGAAGAGAAAGTTGAAGGAACGTTGGCTTACGAGATAAGAGGCTCTGAAGGTTTTGGTTATGATCCAATTTTTATTCCAAACGGTTACGATAAAACTTTTGGAGAAATGGGGGAAGAAAAGCACAAAATTAGTCATAGGTACAAAGCTTTTACAAAACTTTTCTCGCTGTTACGTGCTATAATTTTTGACAAGTAA
- the uppS gene encoding polyprenyl diphosphate synthase, with amino-acid sequence MKPLHVGIIMDGNGRWAQKRGLPRIEGHRRGALKAERVVEWAAQEGIKYLTLYAFSTENWKRPKEEVEYLFSLLAKLLRKKFNKLMKNGVRLRFAGRIHQLPKEIYELCLEFEEKTKNNSMIQVILALNYGGRAELVDAFNKAIESGVQKLDESTLRNFLYLPDVPDPDLVIRTSGEKRLSNFLIWQIAYSELYFTKKLWPDFSREDFKKALEDFEKRQRRFGGLVCPKQEQG; translated from the coding sequence GTGAAACCTTTACATGTTGGAATCATAATGGATGGAAACGGTAGATGGGCGCAAAAAAGAGGATTGCCGAGAATCGAGGGTCACAGGCGAGGTGCCTTGAAGGCTGAGCGCGTGGTTGAATGGGCTGCACAGGAAGGCATAAAATACCTTACGCTTTATGCTTTTTCGACGGAGAATTGGAAAAGACCGAAAGAGGAAGTTGAATATCTTTTCTCTTTGCTCGCAAAGTTGCTTAGGAAAAAATTCAATAAATTGATGAAAAACGGCGTAAGACTTAGGTTTGCTGGAAGAATTCATCAACTTCCAAAAGAGATTTACGAACTTTGTCTTGAATTCGAGGAAAAAACAAAAAACAATTCGATGATTCAGGTCATCCTTGCTTTGAATTACGGCGGAAGAGCAGAACTTGTTGATGCTTTCAACAAAGCGATTGAAAGTGGTGTTCAAAAGCTTGACGAATCCACTTTGAGGAACTTTTTGTACCTACCCGATGTTCCCGATCCTGACCTTGTAATAAGAACTTCTGGGGAAAAAAGGCTAAGCAACTTTTTGATCTGGCAAATTGCTTACAGCGAACTGTACTTTACCAAAAAACTTTGGCCGGATTTTTCGAGAGAAGATTTCAAAAAAGCCTTGGAAGATTTTGAAAAAAGGCAAAGAAGATTCGGGGGATTGGTATGTCCGAAACAAGAACAAGGGTGA
- the alaS gene encoding alanine--tRNA ligase, with protein MTGNEIRKQFLAFFESKGHKVLPSASLIPDDPQLLFTVAGMVPFKPIFWGKVEPVYTRVATCQKCLRTNDIENVGRTPRHHTFFEMLGNFSFGDYFKKEAILWAWEFVTKVLKLPEEKLWVTIYKDDDEAFMIWRDLVGVPEKKIIRMGKDTNFWGPAGPTGPCGPCSEIHYDTGAADERGEEESTPATDDKRFLEIWNLVFTEFYQDEEGKLHPLPKKNIDTGAGLERVTAVVQGVSSNFETDLFAPIMSRIEEISGVKYKQDPQKDISMRVIADHSRAVSFLIADGVFPSNEERGYVLRRILRRAVRHGVLLGLEKTFLYLVNDAVIEAMKDVYPELAERRQLILEVTKAEEERFFKTIVQGSELLKEIIAKSKDVISGEDLFRLYDTYGFPPDIVIDVAKEKGLKVDLEGFEKLMQAQRERAREARGEVAYAKKTVFEDLAKTIQTKFLGYEKFECQAKVVAMDPPVASEEQKAEVVFDQTVFYAEKGGQVSDTGVIVWQDGQAEVEYVYVPVEGVVSHVVTVKKGTLKPDLVCTLKIDVERRLDTMRNHTATHLLHAALRKVLGTHVRQFGSLVAPDRLRFDFTHYQALKEEELQQVENLVNEAIMNAIPVIVEEKPFKEAVAEGAIALFGEKYGEFVRVVKVPNFSEELCGGTHVSNTGNIGLFKIVSESAISAGVRRIEAVTGRKALEYLRSKEFVVKELTKILGCSEQEILQRVSQILEKQQELSKQLEQLKEKLLSMQVKALVGEKILNIELFHTVFQNVEPNTLRNLSDVAIGGKSNSIVALFSTDGEKVNCVIRVSSDLTSRVKAGELAKIVAATLGGGGGGRPDMAQAGGKDLSKIAEAVKALKEYLTKMQG; from the coding sequence GTGACAGGTAACGAAATAAGAAAACAGTTTCTCGCTTTTTTTGAATCAAAAGGTCACAAAGTTCTTCCAAGTGCATCCCTGATACCGGATGATCCACAGCTTTTGTTCACGGTTGCAGGAATGGTGCCGTTCAAACCGATCTTTTGGGGAAAGGTTGAGCCTGTCTACACAAGGGTTGCAACGTGCCAAAAGTGTCTAAGGACCAACGACATAGAAAACGTGGGAAGAACACCAAGGCATCACACTTTTTTTGAAATGCTTGGAAACTTTTCCTTTGGCGATTATTTCAAAAAAGAGGCAATTTTGTGGGCTTGGGAGTTTGTGACGAAGGTCTTGAAACTTCCAGAAGAAAAACTTTGGGTGACGATTTACAAAGATGACGATGAGGCTTTCATGATATGGAGAGATCTTGTAGGTGTTCCTGAGAAAAAGATAATTCGCATGGGTAAAGATACCAACTTCTGGGGTCCGGCAGGTCCGACAGGTCCGTGTGGTCCCTGTTCAGAAATTCATTACGATACAGGTGCTGCAGATGAACGCGGTGAAGAAGAAAGCACACCTGCCACCGACGATAAAAGATTTCTCGAAATATGGAACCTTGTTTTCACTGAATTTTACCAAGATGAGGAAGGCAAGCTTCACCCACTTCCGAAAAAGAACATAGATACCGGTGCTGGTTTGGAAAGGGTCACAGCGGTTGTTCAAGGTGTTTCAAGTAACTTTGAAACAGATCTTTTTGCACCAATAATGTCTAGGATTGAGGAAATCTCAGGTGTTAAATACAAGCAAGACCCGCAGAAAGATATTTCCATGCGCGTTATAGCCGACCATTCGCGAGCTGTGAGTTTTTTGATAGCCGATGGTGTTTTCCCGTCGAACGAGGAAAGAGGGTATGTGCTTAGAAGAATCCTACGCAGAGCAGTGAGACATGGGGTTTTGCTTGGGTTGGAAAAAACGTTTTTGTATTTGGTGAACGATGCTGTTATCGAAGCCATGAAGGACGTTTATCCGGAGCTGGCAGAAAGAAGGCAACTCATCTTGGAGGTTACAAAAGCTGAGGAAGAAAGATTTTTCAAAACGATAGTTCAAGGCAGCGAACTTTTAAAAGAGATTATTGCGAAATCCAAAGATGTTATATCCGGTGAAGATCTTTTCAGATTATACGATACCTACGGCTTTCCACCTGACATAGTCATCGACGTTGCGAAGGAAAAAGGTTTGAAAGTCGATTTGGAAGGCTTTGAAAAGTTGATGCAAGCTCAAAGAGAAAGGGCACGTGAAGCCAGAGGAGAAGTTGCTTACGCTAAAAAGACTGTCTTTGAAGATCTTGCCAAAACCATTCAGACAAAGTTTTTGGGTTATGAAAAATTTGAATGTCAAGCCAAAGTTGTTGCGATGGATCCACCGGTGGCCAGTGAAGAGCAAAAGGCGGAAGTTGTTTTTGATCAAACGGTTTTCTACGCTGAAAAAGGTGGACAAGTTAGCGACACTGGTGTGATAGTTTGGCAAGATGGTCAAGCCGAGGTTGAGTACGTTTATGTGCCAGTTGAAGGAGTTGTTTCCCATGTCGTAACGGTTAAAAAAGGCACTTTGAAACCAGATTTGGTTTGCACCTTGAAAATCGATGTTGAAAGAAGACTTGATACGATGAGAAATCACACCGCAACGCATTTGCTACATGCAGCTTTGAGAAAGGTTTTGGGAACGCACGTAAGACAGTTCGGTTCCTTGGTGGCACCAGATAGATTAAGGTTTGATTTTACACACTATCAAGCATTAAAAGAGGAAGAATTGCAACAAGTGGAAAATCTAGTGAACGAAGCCATCATGAATGCAATACCGGTTATAGTCGAAGAAAAACCTTTCAAAGAAGCCGTTGCAGAAGGTGCCATAGCGCTTTTCGGTGAGAAATACGGAGAATTTGTGCGAGTTGTGAAAGTTCCAAATTTCAGTGAAGAGCTTTGTGGAGGTACTCATGTTTCGAACACTGGAAACATAGGTTTGTTCAAAATAGTTTCTGAAAGTGCTATATCCGCAGGTGTTAGAAGGATAGAGGCTGTCACTGGAAGGAAGGCCTTGGAGTATTTGAGAAGTAAAGAATTCGTCGTTAAAGAACTTACAAAGATCTTGGGATGTTCAGAGCAGGAAATTTTGCAAAGGGTTTCACAGATTTTGGAAAAGCAACAAGAACTTTCCAAACAGCTTGAACAACTAAAAGAAAAACTTTTGTCGATGCAAGTTAAAGCCTTGGTAGGAGAAAAGATTTTGAACATCGAACTTTTCCACACTGTTTTCCAAAATGTCGAGCCGAACACCCTGAGAAATCTTTCAGACGTTGCCATAGGTGGAAAGTCAAATTCGATTGTGGCTTTGTTCTCGACAGATGGAGAAAAGGTCAACTGCGTTATCAGGGTTTCATCTGATCTGACAAGTCGTGTAAAAGCAGGAGAGCTTGCAAAGATCGTTGCGGCAACTCTTGGGGGTGGCGGTGGCGGCAGACCTGACATGGCCCAGGCAGGTGGTAAAGATCTTTCCAAGATAGCAGAAGCAGTCAAAGCATTGAAGGAATATTTGACGAAAATGCAAGGTTGA
- a CDS encoding phosphatidate cytidylyltransferase translates to MSETRTRVITAFIVAPFVVACFVSYKSLIGLVSAVVLLASYELLSMSTSSDKNKYLIHVGVILNVAFVVLYGFSKAENGLLYLSLMFIASAIFLVIFVEEIPQVWNAVLGTILSLIYVAGCLSFFFPIYLKFGWANALLTLTAVWLYDTGAYFVGIKFGKTKISKKFSPNKSLEGIIGGFLSCLAFSIVYKAFFEWLFDAQVMPYASLPIFSAVVSVFDTFGDIFESALKRYFNKKDSGVVLPGHGGMLDRIDGLLFVTPVTYILLTYGIL, encoded by the coding sequence ATGTCCGAAACAAGAACAAGGGTGATAACCGCTTTCATCGTCGCACCATTTGTCGTAGCATGCTTTGTGAGCTATAAAAGTTTGATCGGTCTGGTGAGCGCGGTTGTTCTGCTTGCATCGTACGAACTTTTGAGTATGAGTACTTCGAGTGATAAGAACAAATATTTGATCCACGTTGGGGTGATTTTGAACGTTGCTTTTGTGGTTCTCTATGGTTTTAGCAAAGCCGAGAATGGCTTACTTTATCTTTCTTTGATGTTCATAGCCAGCGCAATCTTTTTGGTGATTTTTGTAGAAGAAATCCCACAAGTGTGGAATGCTGTTCTTGGTACGATTTTGTCCTTAATCTACGTTGCCGGCTGTCTTTCTTTTTTCTTTCCAATCTATTTGAAATTTGGTTGGGCAAACGCCTTACTCACTTTGACTGCAGTATGGCTTTACGATACCGGAGCTTACTTTGTTGGTATAAAGTTTGGTAAAACGAAGATTTCCAAAAAGTTCAGTCCAAACAAAAGTTTAGAAGGGATAATCGGTGGTTTTCTATCTTGTCTTGCCTTTTCGATTGTTTACAAAGCCTTTTTTGAATGGCTTTTCGATGCGCAGGTTATGCCTTACGCTTCTTTGCCCATTTTTTCCGCTGTTGTTTCTGTTTTCGACACCTTTGGTGATATATTTGAATCTGCTTTGAAAAGGTATTTCAACAAAAAAGATTCAGGAGTTGTTTTACCTGGTCATGGTGGCATGCTGGATAGAATAGACGGTTTGCTTTTTGTAACCCCAGTTACTTACATCCTTCTAACTTACGGGATACTGTGA
- the rpe gene encoding ribulose-phosphate 3-epimerase, whose translation MIQISASILACDLSRLAEEIKRVEPFIDMVHLDVMDGVFVPNITFGLPLLEAVRRCTNLPVDAHLMIIDADKYVERFVKAGASIVTVHYEACTHLHRTIYKIKENGAKAFVALNPHTPVEVLVDILQDIDGVLIMTVNPGFSGQKFIESSVKKIARMKRMIVENNLDVKIMVDGGVNEETVEKVVCAGAEILVMGYGIFRSDARVFRKKLEEIKCF comes from the coding sequence ATGATACAGATTTCTGCATCCATCCTTGCTTGCGATTTATCAAGACTTGCTGAGGAAATAAAAAGGGTGGAACCTTTCATCGACATGGTTCATTTGGATGTTATGGATGGAGTTTTTGTGCCAAACATAACTTTTGGTTTGCCGTTGCTTGAGGCAGTGAGAAGGTGTACCAATTTGCCGGTCGATGCACATCTTATGATCATCGATGCAGATAAATACGTTGAAAGATTTGTCAAAGCTGGCGCTTCGATTGTAACGGTTCATTATGAAGCCTGCACGCACCTTCATCGAACAATTTATAAGATCAAAGAAAATGGTGCCAAAGCTTTTGTCGCGCTCAACCCTCACACACCAGTTGAGGTTCTTGTGGACATTCTGCAGGACATAGATGGTGTTTTGATAATGACGGTCAACCCCGGTTTTTCCGGACAGAAGTTCATAGAATCGAGCGTTAAAAAAATTGCCAGAATGAAAAGAATGATAGTCGAAAACAACCTTGACGTGAAAATAATGGTCGACGGTGGTGTAAACGAAGAAACGGTGGAAAAAGTTGTTTGTGCTGGCGCTGAAATTTTGGTCATGGGTTATGGAATTTTCAGATCGGATGCGCGAGTTTTCAGAAAGAAATTGGAGGAAATAAAATGCTTTTGA
- the frr gene encoding ribosome recycling factor — protein sequence MNKTVEKISEELRKMRTGRPSPAILEEIKVDYYGAPTPINQLATVSISEDRALVIKPWDKSVLSAIEKAIFASDLGLTPQNDGNVIRIIFPTPTTEQRQKWVKKAKEIAEQGKIAIRNIRRDVLKELKDLVKNGKISEDDEKRLEKEIQDLTDKKIEEIDKLFEKKEKEIMEV from the coding sequence ATGAACAAAACGGTTGAAAAGATAAGTGAAGAACTTCGAAAGATGAGAACCGGAAGGCCTTCGCCAGCCATCTTAGAAGAAATAAAAGTTGATTATTACGGAGCACCAACACCCATCAACCAGCTTGCCACCGTTAGCATTTCAGAGGATCGTGCACTCGTTATAAAACCGTGGGATAAGTCTGTTCTTTCTGCGATTGAAAAGGCGATTTTTGCTTCAGACCTTGGTTTAACACCACAGAACGATGGAAATGTTATAAGAATAATTTTTCCAACGCCTACAACCGAACAAAGACAAAAATGGGTTAAAAAGGCAAAAGAAATCGCTGAGCAAGGTAAAATAGCCATAAGGAATATCAGAAGAGATGTTTTGAAAGAGCTCAAGGACCTTGTGAAAAATGGAAAAATTTCCGAAGATGACGAAAAAAGGCTTGAAAAGGAAATACAGGATCTGACAGATAAGAAGATAGAAGAGATAGACAAACTTTTTGAGAAGAAGGAAAAGGAGATAATGGAAGTGTGA
- a CDS encoding ATP-binding cassette domain-containing protein, translated as MFALLGPNGAGKTITIKCICGLIIPDEGEIKINGFDLY; from the coding sequence ATCTTTGCACTTCTTGGACCAAACGGTGCGGGTAAAACAATTACCATAAAATGCATCTGCGGTTTGATAATCCCAGACGAAGGTGAGATAAAAATAAACGGTTTTGATCTTTATTAA
- the leuS gene encoding leucine--tRNA ligase — MHRYEPAEIEPKWQRYWEEKGFFKTPQYSEKPKYYMLVMFPYPSGTLHVGHVKNYVIGDAVARYKRMRGYNVLHPFGYDAFGLPAENAAIEKKIHPRDWTMANINTIRRQIKRLGISYDWDREIITCNEDYYKWTQWIFLKLYEAGLAYKKMAPVNWCPKCMTSLANEQVKDGACERCGTPVTVRHLEQWFFKITNYAERLLKDLDKLTGWPEHVKTMQRNWIGQSEGAKVAFKVDGLDLEIEVFTTRPDTIWGVTFMALAPESPLVEKIILPELREELDKFLVRIMSQDRFKRGAVEAEKEGFFTGRYAINPVNGEKVPIYVANYVLMEYGTGAVMGVPAHDQRDYDFAKKYGIPIRQVIKPAHEISLDKAYDGPGVMINSGELTGTVVPDEMEKVFRWLEEKGIGKKTVQYKLRDWLISRQRYWGAPIPIVYCEKCGMVPVPEKDLPVRLPYNVEFLPTGQSPLMLSEEFKSTTCPKCGGPALRDADTMDTFVDSSWYFLRYVNPKLEDKPFLKEDVDYWLPVDQYVGGVEHAILHLLYSRFITKVLYDLGYISFDEPFTNLFTQGMIYKDGFKMSKSKGNVVSPDEMIEKYGADTLRLYILFMGPPEKDAEWSDAGIEGVYRFIKRSWNVISEIISLEETGTQEYSEREKQLLRKLHSMLKKITEDMEGGFKFNTAISGLMELINAISDYMSEVPREKWNTKLLKECAEKFLLMISPFAPHFAEELWHMMGKKESIMLENWPQYDENALKVEEIEIAVQVNGKVRDKIKVPANADEELVKQLALSSERVRKFLNGEPKKIVYVKGRLLSITC; from the coding sequence GTGCACAGGTATGAACCTGCTGAAATAGAACCAAAATGGCAAAGGTACTGGGAAGAAAAAGGATTTTTTAAAACTCCCCAATATTCTGAAAAGCCAAAATATTACATGCTTGTGATGTTCCCATACCCCTCTGGAACTTTGCATGTCGGACATGTTAAGAACTATGTTATAGGAGATGCCGTTGCAAGGTACAAGAGGATGAGAGGTTACAACGTTCTACATCCCTTTGGTTACGACGCCTTTGGCTTGCCAGCCGAAAACGCGGCGATAGAAAAGAAGATTCATCCGCGCGATTGGACGATGGCAAACATCAACACGATTAGAAGACAAATAAAAAGACTTGGAATAAGCTACGATTGGGACAGGGAAATAATCACATGCAACGAGGATTATTACAAGTGGACCCAGTGGATTTTCCTAAAACTCTATGAAGCAGGATTGGCTTACAAGAAAATGGCACCTGTTAACTGGTGTCCAAAATGCATGACTTCTTTGGCAAACGAACAGGTTAAAGATGGGGCATGTGAAAGATGTGGAACACCTGTGACAGTTAGACACCTTGAACAATGGTTCTTCAAAATAACCAACTATGCTGAAAGACTTTTGAAAGATTTGGACAAACTCACAGGTTGGCCTGAACATGTCAAAACTATGCAGAGAAACTGGATTGGACAAAGTGAAGGCGCAAAGGTTGCTTTCAAAGTTGATGGTTTAGATCTTGAAATAGAGGTGTTCACCACAAGGCCTGACACAATATGGGGAGTAACGTTCATGGCTTTGGCACCAGAATCACCTTTGGTTGAGAAAATAATCTTGCCAGAGCTTCGCGAAGAACTTGACAAATTTTTAGTGAGAATAATGTCTCAAGACAGGTTTAAAAGAGGTGCAGTAGAAGCTGAAAAGGAAGGATTTTTCACAGGAAGGTATGCTATCAATCCTGTTAACGGTGAAAAGGTTCCAATATACGTTGCAAACTACGTTTTGATGGAATACGGTACTGGTGCGGTCATGGGAGTTCCTGCACATGATCAAAGGGATTATGACTTTGCCAAAAAGTACGGCATACCAATCAGGCAGGTTATCAAACCAGCGCATGAGATTTCTTTGGACAAAGCTTACGATGGGCCAGGGGTTATGATAAACAGCGGAGAGTTGACTGGAACAGTTGTACCAGATGAAATGGAAAAAGTTTTCAGATGGCTTGAAGAAAAAGGAATAGGAAAGAAAACCGTTCAGTACAAGCTGAGGGACTGGTTGATTTCAAGGCAGCGTTATTGGGGTGCACCGATACCGATAGTTTACTGTGAAAAGTGCGGGATGGTTCCAGTTCCGGAAAAAGATTTACCCGTCAGATTGCCTTACAACGTGGAATTCCTTCCAACAGGTCAGTCTCCGTTGATGCTGAGCGAGGAATTCAAAAGCACCACCTGTCCGAAGTGTGGAGGACCAGCCCTTCGAGATGCTGATACAATGGACACTTTTGTTGACTCTTCTTGGTACTTTTTAAGGTACGTCAATCCAAAATTGGAAGATAAGCCGTTCTTGAAAGAAGATGTTGATTATTGGCTACCTGTTGATCAATACGTTGGAGGAGTTGAACATGCGATATTACACTTGCTTTATTCGCGCTTTATAACGAAAGTCCTTTACGATCTTGGTTACATAAGCTTCGATGAGCCGTTCACAAACCTTTTCACTCAAGGCATGATATACAAAGATGGTTTCAAGATGTCTAAGAGCAAGGGCAACGTGGTCTCTCCAGATGAGATGATCGAAAAGTACGGTGCAGACACCTTAAGGCTTTACATACTCTTCATGGGACCACCTGAAAAGGATGCAGAGTGGAGCGATGCGGGAATTGAAGGAGTTTATAGATTCATAAAAAGATCTTGGAACGTGATAAGCGAGATAATTTCCTTGGAAGAAACTGGCACCCAGGAATACTCTGAGCGAGAAAAACAACTTCTTAGAAAGCTTCACAGCATGCTCAAAAAGATCACAGAAGACATGGAAGGTGGCTTCAAGTTCAACACAGCCATCAGTGGATTGATGGAACTGATCAACGCTATTTCCGATTATATGAGCGAAGTTCCAAGAGAAAAGTGGAACACAAAACTTTTGAAAGAATGCGCCGAAAAGTTCTTGCTGATGATTTCACCGTTTGCTCCACACTTTGCAGAAGAGTTGTGGCACATGATGGGTAAAAAAGAATCGATCATGCTTGAAAACTGGCCACAGTACGACGAAAACGCCTTAAAAGTTGAGGAAATAGAAATAGCTGTGCAGGTGAATGGCAAAGTTAGAGACAAAATAAAGGTTCCAGCCAATGCCGATGAAGAACTTGTTAAACAGCTAGCGCTCAGCAGTGAAAGGGTTAGAAAATTTTTGAACGGTGAACCAAAGAAAATCGTGTACGTCAAAGGAAGATTGTTAAGTATCACTTGTTGA
- the rsgA gene encoding ribosome small subunit-dependent GTPase A: MRLRRRRGIVVKFMSNAAIVEDLETKERVRCYLRGRFRLQDLKPIVGDIVEYTKVLDGGVIESILKRKNELLKPRVANIDQVICVCTLKRPEVPLLVVDKLLVLVEQTGLDAVVVLNKIDLLTEEDEPKKQEFIKAYGSIYPLICTSAKTGEGLDKLKEVLKDKVSVFAGVSGVGKSTILNAICPGVSLKTQEVSEKTERGRHTTTSAELITFPFGGHVVDTPGFSLIEITHIRPEELQLYFRDFRELSEKCLFTDCTHTSEPGCKVREAVEKGILARSRYESYLEMMEEVKGKS, encoded by the coding sequence GTGCGACTGAGAAGAAGAAGAGGGATAGTTGTCAAATTCATGTCGAACGCAGCTATAGTTGAAGATCTTGAAACTAAAGAAAGAGTGCGATGCTATCTTCGCGGTAGATTCAGATTGCAGGATCTTAAACCTATCGTTGGAGACATAGTTGAATACACAAAGGTCCTTGATGGAGGAGTAATCGAATCTATTTTGAAGAGAAAAAACGAGCTTTTGAAGCCAAGAGTTGCAAACATAGATCAGGTCATTTGTGTTTGCACTTTGAAAAGACCTGAGGTACCGCTGCTTGTTGTAGACAAACTGCTTGTTTTGGTTGAGCAAACAGGTTTGGATGCCGTGGTTGTTTTGAACAAGATAGACCTGTTAACTGAGGAAGATGAACCGAAAAAACAAGAGTTCATAAAAGCATACGGTTCGATATATCCGTTGATATGCACAAGTGCAAAAACCGGTGAAGGTTTGGACAAGCTGAAGGAAGTTTTGAAAGACAAAGTCAGCGTTTTTGCCGGAGTATCAGGTGTTGGAAAAAGCACAATTTTGAACGCCATCTGTCCTGGTGTGAGTCTTAAAACCCAAGAGGTGTCAGAGAAAACAGAACGCGGTAGGCATACTACGACTTCTGCAGAGCTTATAACCTTCCCGTTTGGAGGACATGTTGTGGATACACCCGGTTTCTCCTTGATAGAAATAACCCACATAAGGCCAGAGGAACTTCAACTGTACTTTAGAGATTTTAGAGAATTGAGTGAAAAATGTTTGTTTACAGATTGTACTCACACTTCTGAACCTGGATGTAAGGTGAGAGAGGCTGTGGAAAAAGGAATCTTGGCTAGAAGCAGATACGAAAGTTACCTTGAGATGATGGAAGAGGTGAAAGGCAAATCATGA
- a CDS encoding ATP-binding cassette domain-containing protein, whose translation MIFIKERSKALSQISVVLEGNRNLYWRMTLVENMMYFAGIRGKRLKKSEALEILEKLGIANKANEIVHRLSRDMQQKTAIAVCLAAGTDILILDEPTLGLDVNSSVEFRSLIGGLKDLGKTILLSTHDMALVEAVADKVAIMSNGRIVVCEEKKKLLNLFSARRYKIKVIENDHVLEKLKEFGFNEYKQDGNLLEITVDLQTSSDLYKTIDFFKANGLEIESVEKEFVNFEKIFMSFTKEDSSVKV comes from the coding sequence TTGATCTTTATTAAGGAAAGATCGAAAGCTCTTTCTCAAATAAGCGTTGTTCTTGAGGGAAACAGGAATTTGTATTGGAGAATGACGCTTGTGGAGAACATGATGTACTTTGCCGGGATCAGGGGAAAGAGACTCAAGAAATCCGAGGCTTTGGAAATACTTGAAAAGCTTGGCATTGCAAACAAAGCCAACGAGATAGTTCACAGGTTATCAAGAGATATGCAACAAAAGACAGCCATAGCCGTTTGTTTAGCCGCTGGGACGGATATCTTGATACTGGATGAACCAACGTTAGGATTGGACGTAAATTCATCCGTGGAATTTAGATCTTTGATAGGTGGGCTTAAAGATTTGGGAAAAACGATACTTTTGTCGACCCACGACATGGCTTTGGTAGAAGCTGTGGCAGACAAGGTTGCAATAATGAGCAATGGAAGAATAGTTGTCTGTGAGGAGAAAAAGAAACTTTTGAATCTTTTCAGCGCAAGAAGGTACAAAATAAAGGTCATCGAAAATGACCATGTGTTGGAGAAGTTAAAAGAATTTGGTTTCAACGAATACAAACAGGATGGGAATCTGCTGGAAATCACAGTTGATTTGCAAACATCGAGCGATTTGTACAAAACGATAGATTTCTTTAAAGCAAACGGATTGGAGATTGAAAGCGTCGAAAAAGAGTTTGTGAATTTTGAAAAGATATTCATGTCTTTCACAAAAGAGGATTCGTCTGTCAAAGTTTAG